The genomic region AAATTTACCTGCGGAATATTTGTAATGGTTAATTATTAATACTGGAGATCATTTCGAATGCTGGATCAACGAGTGACGGGATTTGAGTTGTCGCTCCTGCAGGAGCGGCTGTATACGCTTTCCAAAGGACAATCTGTTTTTCAATGCCGGACCGCCGTGCTGATCGAAGGGACGCTGGATGTCGCTCGGCTGCGAAGCGCGATTGAGACCGCTATTTCGAGCTACGAGATACTTCGCACGAATTTCCGTCTTCTCCCTGGGCGTCGCCGTCTGCTGCAAGTGGTGCAGGCGAATCCGGCGGGCGCGCTGGAGATCATCGATATGCGTGCGTGGCGATCAGACAATGAAGCGCAACGAGTCCATCGCTATCTGGAGGACCTCGGCGCGGCTTCCATGGATTTGGACGGGGGCGCTCTGGCGCGCGTCCAACTGCTGACGCTTGGGGAGAACCGGAGCCTTCTGGTTCTGGCCGCAAGTTCGCTTTGCGCCGACTCATCAACGCTCACCATTGTGCTCAACGAGATTTTGCGCCGGTATGAGGGCGACGGAGCGGCTCCCGCCGAATCGCTGCAATACGCCGACTTCGCATCCTGGCAGCGCGATCTGATGGAATCCGATGAGGATGAGGCCAAGCAGGGGCGCGAATTCTGGAGCCGTCAGGAAATGTCCGCCCAGGCGCTGCGGACGCTGCCTTATGAGCGTCTCCAGCCGGACGCCGAGTTTGCCCCGCGGGCGATCTCCGCGCCTCTGGGCGACGACCTTGCGCGGGAACTGGCCGCGCGCTGGGAGGCGGACGCGGAGCCGGCCAAGGATTTCCTGCTGGCCTCCTGGGTCGCCCTTGTCTTCCGCCTGACACATCAGGAAGAAGGCGTGGTGGGACGCGTGGTGGACGGCCGCGCTTACGAAGAACTCCGATCGTCTCCGGGTCTGTTCTCGAAGGCGCTCCCGATCTCCTGGCGGATCGATGGGAACACGCCGTTCGAGGCGTTTGTCGATCAGATCGCCGCCGCGACGGCGGAGGCGGAGCCCTGGCAGGACTTCGCGCCGCTCGGCGATACGCCCGACGCTTCTCGCTTCTCGGACTTAAGCTTTACCTGGGAGCCGCGTTTCTCCCGGCGCTCCGTCGCGGGCGCCGAAGTCTCGCTCGTCGAGCAGTTCGCGGTTACGGATCATTTTGGCCTGAACCTCGTGTGCGGTTTGGCTGACGGTAAGGTGACGGCCGAGATCCGCTACGACGCCGGCCGGTTTGCGAGCGCGGACATCGTGCGGCTCGCCGAGCAGTTCGCTCTGCTGACGCGCGGCGCGGCGGCGTCCGCGAGCGCGCCCATTGGGGACCTCCCGATCCTGTCGGAACAGGAACTCCATCGGGTGACCAAGGAGTGGAACGCGACTGAAGCCCCGTATCCTCAGGACGCCTTCATCCATACGCTGTTTGAGCGGCAGGCGGAGCGCGTCCCGGAGGCGCCGGCGCTTGTCAGCGGCGGCGTCGCTCTGACCTTCGCGCAGCTGAACGCCCGCGCCAATCAGATCGCGCACACCCTGCGGGCGCAAGGCGTCGCGCCGAACGTTCCGGTCGCGCTGTGCGTGGAGCGTTCTGCGGACATGATCGTCGGATTGCTCGCGATCATGAAATCCGGCGGCTTCTACGCGCCGCTGGCCGCCGATCTTCCTCCCGCCCGCCTTCACGATCTGCTCGGCCAAACGCGCGCCGCGCTGGTCCTGACGCAAAGTCCGCTCAAGGATCGGTTCCAGGGCTGGGACGGACCGATTCTTTCCCTCGATACGGACGCCGGCCAGTGGGCGTCGGCTCCGGAAGGCAATCTCGCGCCGGTCAATACGGCGGACGATCTGGCGTACGTCATCTTTACCTCCGGATCGACCGGCGCGCCGAAAGGCGTGGGCAACCGCCACCGCGCGCTTGTCAACTACACGGCGTTCATCGCCGGCAAGCTGGGGCTGACGGACACCGGCGATTACGTCCAGCAGCACTTCGGCGTCGTCTCCACGCTGAACGCGGACCTTGGCAACACTTCCGTGCTGACATCGCTTGCGTATGGCGGCTGTCTCCATGTCATCGACTATGAGACGACCGTGGACGGGGAGCGCTTCGCGCAGTACGTTCAGGAGCATCCGATCGACGTGCTGAAGATCACGCCCTCGCACTTGCGCGCGCTGCTGGCGTCCTCCGAAAGCGCGATCCTGCCGCGCAACACTCTGTTTCTGGGCGGGGAAGCGCTCACCTGGGATCTGCTGGACCAAGTCCGGCGGCGCGGCTCCTGCAAGGTCTTCAACCACTACGGCCCGACGGAGACTACGATCGGTTCGCTGACGTATGACGCTTCCGGCTCGCATGGTCCGGACGACAGCGCGACGGCGCCGATCGGCCGCCCCATCGCCAATACCCGGATCTATATTCTGGACGAGCGGCGCAATCCCGTTCCTGTCGGCGCGCCGGGCGAGCTCTTTATCGGCGGCGCCGGACTGGCGCAGGGTTATCTGCATCAGCCGGAACAGACCGCCGAACGGTTCGTGCTGGACCCGTTTGTCGGCGACGGCGAGACACGCATGTACCGCACGGGAGACCGGGCGCGCTATCTTTCGGATGGCAATGTGGAGTTCCTGGGACGCATCGACGATCAGGTCAAAATCCGCGGCTTCCGCGTGGAGCCGGGGGAAGTCGAAAGTGTCCTGCGACGGCATCCCCAGGTCCGAAGCGCCGCCGTGGTGGTGACGGAGGATCAGCAGGGGGCAAGCCGCCTCGTGGGCTACTATGTCTCGGATTCCTCCATCGCCGCCGAACAAGTCCGCGAGCACCTGACGGACTACCTGCCCGATTACATGATCCCGGCGAGTTTGATCCCGATCGCCGAGCTGCCGCTGACTCCGAACGGGAAGCTCGACCGCAAAGCGCTGCTCGATCAGGAGACCGTCGCGCAGGCGGCGGCGTTTGTCGGGCCGCGCAATGCGACGGAGGAGAAGCTCACGGAGATCTGGGTCCAGATCCTGAAGCACGAGCCGATCGGCGTCCACGACGACTTCTTCGAGCTGGGCGGACACTCGCTGCTGATGACGCAGATCCTGGCGCGGATCCGCAGCGCTTTCCAGGTCCAACTGGCCCTGCACATGCTGTTCGACAAACCGACCATCGCGGGATTGGCCGGCGTCATCGACGGCGCGCAGTCGGCGGAGTCCGAGGACGACGAGATGCAGCGGCTTCTCGCGGAGCTGGAAGGCTTGACCGACGACGAGGTCAATCGCCTGCTGAGCGAAGAATCCAAATAAAATGAGCAGCCTCGGCGACCAAATCAGCCGGCTTTCTCCAGAGCGGCGCGCCCTTCTGGAGCAGAAGCTCGGGCGGCAGAGCGCGCCGCAGCCGATCCGGCGCCGGCGGCCGGACGATCCGCGAGTCGTCTCCTGCGCGCAGCAGCAGCTCTGGTTCCTGGATCAGCTCGCGCCGGGGTCCCCGGCCTATACCGTCCCGTACGCGCTGCCCGTGCGGGGAATCCTGGATCCGACCGTCCTGCAAAAGGCGCTCGACGCCATTGTCGGGCGGCACGAGATCCTGCGGACGATGTATCTGTCTTATCAGGGACGAGTGCTGCCCGCGGTCGCCAAAAACTGGTCGGTGGAGCTTCGTGAGGTGGATCTGCGCAGTTCGCCAATCGCCGACGACGAACGAAAGATTCAGGAGCTTCTGGAGGAAGACGGAGCGCGCCCGTTCGATCTGGCGCGCGATCTCAAGCTCCGGGCGGCGATTTATCGCCTGACGGACGACCAATCGATCTTCCTTCATGTGTCGCACCATATCGCCTGGGACCTGCACTCCCGCACGATCTTTTACCGAGAACTGGAGCAGTTATACGACGGCTTCCGGAGCGGGCGGGAAGTGACGCTGCCCGAGATGACGGCGCAGTACGCCGACTATGCGCTGTGGCAGCGCCAGCAGCTTCAGGGAGAGACGCTGGAGCGCCTGGAGACCTACTGGCGCGAACAGCTCGCCGGGGCGCCGGCGGCTCTGGATCTGCCGACGGACTTTCCACGGCCCGCCTTTCAGCATCTGCGCGGGACCCGGCTTCCGCTGCAATTGGGAGCGGATATTCTGGAGGCCGCGCGCGCGCTGGCCCGCGACAGCAAGGTCACGCTTTATATGACCTTTCTTGCGTCCTTCTATGTCTTTCTATACTGCTATTCCGGGCAGGACGATTTCAGCGTCGGCTCTCCGTTCGACGAGCGCAAGCTGGCTCAGATGGAGCCAATGATCGGGATGTTTATCAATACGCTTGTGCTGCGTGTCCGACTGGATCGCGGGATGACATTCCGAGACCTGCTTGGCCGCGTTCGCGATGTGGTCTTGGGGGCAATCGCGCACCAGGATCTGCCGTTTGACAAAATCGTCGACGCCGTGCAGCCGGCGCGCGATCTGAGCCGGATGGCGCTGTTCCAGTCGAACTTTCGGCTTCAGGGCGCCGCCGCGCCGCCGCTTCGCCTGTCCGGCGTGGAGATCGGCCCGAGCAGCGTGGTCGACAACGCGACGGCCAAATTCGACATTGCCCTGGAGCTGCCTTCCACGCCAAACGGGTGGGGGTATCTTGAGTACAGCACGACCCTCTTCCAGCCGTCAACCGCGCAGCGGATGGCGGACGGTTTCCAATTGCTGATTCGCGGTTTGTTAGAACAGCCTGAACTTTCCATCGACCGGCTGGACTCGGTCCGGATGATCGTATCCGGCGCCGGATCCTGCTGACTCTAAGGTGCGTTCAAATCGCACTAGAAACATGCAGCGCAATCGATGATTCCAACGATGTTAGATCGTTTCGGTTCGTCCTCCGTCGCCCTTCGCTCTCACTGCGAACGGCTTCAGAGCATTCTTCTCACGCACGCTTCCGTCGAAGAGTGCGCCGTGCTGCCGCGCCGGACGCCGGCGGGGGATCTTGAGGCGGCGGCGTACGTCGTGATGGCGGGACCGTTCCTTCCCGACCGCCTGGAGGCGCATTTGCGCGCCGGCGACGCGCCCGATCCGCCGCCCGCCGTCTATGTTCCTCTCGCGGCGATTCCCCGCACTCCGATGGGGACGGTGGACGAAGAAGCGCTGTGCGCCATTCCGGTGTTCGACGCCGCATTGATCGATGCGTGCGAGGCCGCGCTGCGCGCGGCGCCCGGCGTCCAGCAGGCGGCGGCCGTGATCGGGGAGCATGCGCCCCGCCGCCCGGCGCTGCATCTGGGGGACCTTGTTCCCGAGCCGCCCGCCAAGAAGGCGACGGCGCCGCCCGCCGCCCCGGCTTCCGATCGAACGCCGGAGGCGTCAATCGTGGCGGCGCGCCCATCCTTCAGCGAGGGGCCCGCGATTCTGCTGGCTGAGGATCAGCCGGTGACGCTGCCGGACGCGCTGCGGCGGGCGTCGGAGAAGTTCGGCGATTGTGGAATCGTGTACGTCCAGTCCGGCGGCGCCGAGATCGAGCAGACATACGCCGAGCTGCGCGGCGAGGCGGAGCGGATCCTGGGCGGCCTGCGGGCGCTGGGCCTTTCGCCAGGCGATAAAGTCCTATTCCAGCTGGAGCGCAATCAAGATTTCATCCCCGTCTTCTGGGGATGCGTGCTGGGCGGCTTTGTTCCCGTCCCAATCTCCATCGCTCCGACTTATGACGAGCCGAATGCGAATGTCGCGAAGCTTCATAACGCCTGGCTGATGCTGGACAAGCCCGTCATCGTGGCGGGCGACGAACTCGCTCCGCGCGTGCGCTCGCTGACGGATCTGCTGGGGATCGACGCGGAAGAGTTTCGGGTCGTCCCGATCGGCGAGCTGCGCGCGGGACCTTGGGATACCCAGTGGCGGGTCAGCCATCCCGACGATGTCGCGATCATGCTGCTGACCTCGGGGAGCACCGGGAAGCCGAAGGGCGTTATTCAGCGCCACTCCAGCCTTCTGATGCGATCCGCCGCGTCGGCGCAAAACAACGACTTCGACTCCCGGGACGTCTCGCTCAACTGGTTTCCGATGGACCATGTGGGCGGCATCGTCATGTTCCATGTCCATGACCTTTGTCTTGGGTGCCGGCAGGTGCATGTTCCCACGAACGATATCATCCGCGCGCCTCTGCAATGGCTCGATCTGACGCAAAAGCACCGCGCCACGATCACGTGGGCGCCTAACTTCGCCTACGGGCTCATCAACGCCCGCGCCGAGGAAGTGGCGAAGGGCGATTGGGATTTGACGTCCCTGCGGTTTATCCTCAACGCCGGCGAGGCCATCGTGGCGCGCACCGCGCGGCGATTTTTGGAGATCCTGCGGCCCCACGGCCTGCCCGCGACGGCGATGCGCCCGGCGTGGGGCATGTCGGAGACATCCTCCGCCGTCACGTTCTCCGAGATCTTTCGGCTGGAGACGACTTCGGACGACGATTCCTTCGTCGAGGTCGGCGCGCCGATTCCCGGCTTCGCGATGCAGATCGTCGATTCGCAAAACGAGGTTGCGCCGGAAGGGACGATCGGCCGGCTTTTGGTGCGCGGCCCCAGCGTCACGACGGCGTATTACCAAAACGACGAGGCGAACCGGGAGGCGTTTACCGGGGACGGCTGGTTCAATACGGGTGATCTGGGCGTGATGCGCGACGGGCGTCTGACCATCACGGGCCGTCAGAAGGACGTCATTATCATCAACGGCGTCAACTTCTACGGCCACGAGATCGAGGCCGTGGTCGAGGATGTTGACGGCGTTGAGGTCTCCTTCACGGCGGCGTGCGCGGTGCGTACGATGGGCAAGGACACCGACGAGATCTGTGTCTTCTTCCACGCCCCCCTGTTCGCCCGCGACCGGGAGGCGTCGGCGGAGCTGAACGAAGAGCGCGCCCATCTTTTGCGCGAGATTCGCGGCGCCGTTGTCCGAAGCGTGGGCGTCAATCCATCGTTTCTGGTTCCGGTTGAGAAATCCGCCGTCCCCAAGACGGAGATCGGCAAGATTCAGCGCGCGCAGATGCGAAAGCGATTTGAGGACGGGGAGTTCGACGAGATCCGCAAAGACGTGGATGTTCTGATGGGCGGTGGAGACACGATCCCTGATTGGTTCTTCCGAACGGCGTGGCGGCCAAAAGCGCTCGGCGCGGAGACGGCGGGCGAGAGTGTCGGCCTTGTTCCAGGCGTATCGGTCGTTTTTATCGGCGCCGATCCGCTGGGATCGCAGATCGCCGAACGTCTTGCCGGCTTCGGGCCGGTGGTGACGGTTCGACCCGGCGATGCGTTCGTCAAGGAGGACGCGCGATCTTACCAGCTGCGGCCGGAAGCGGCGTTCGACTACCGGGAGCTGATCGCCGCCGCTGGCGCCCTCGGCATGGTTCGCCGGGTCGTTCACTGCTGGACTTATGGAAACGCGGGTGACGGAGGCGGCGGCCTCTCGGCCGTGGAGACGGGGCTGGCGATCGGCGCCGAGAGTATTCTCGCGCTCACACAGGCGCTGACGCAGATGCAAGGCGCCGATGTCAATGTCCGAATCGAGGTTGTGTCGAGCGGCTCTCAGGATGTTTTGATGGACGATCCGATTGCGATCGATCGTATATCCGTCCTGGGGCTTATCAAAACGATCGCGCAGGAGACGCCGTATCTCGACATCAGCCATCTCGATCTCGAGATATCGTCTCATGTCGGCGCCGACCGACGGCGCGCATCCCAGGTGCTGGCGGAGCTCATGAGCCCGGTCCGGTCGCATCTCGACCGGGAAGCCGCTTACCGGGACGATCGCCGGTTCGTTTCTTACCTGGAGCGTGCGCCGGTCGCCGCCGAATCCGCGGGAGATCCGGTCTTCACTCCCGGCGGGCTTGTCGTCCTGACGGGCGGTCTGGGAGGGGTGGGGGCGGAGGTGGCGGCGCGGCTGCTGTCTTCGTTCCAGTCACGACTGCTGCTGACCGGACGCCGCGCGCTGCCGGACGCCGCGCAAGGAGACGCGGCTTTTGAGGATGAGAGCGCCGGGGCGGAGCGTCTTCGGACGTATCGCCGCCTGGAATCGCTGGCGCGCGAGACCGGCGGCGAGGTGCGTTACGCCGCCGTGGATATCGCCGACGCCGAATCGCTGAGTGGGGCCGTCGCGCGCTTCCGCGCCGAATGGGGACAGCCGCTCGAAGCCGTTCTGCATCTCGCCGGCGCTTACCACGATCGTCTTCTTGGCGATGAAACGCGGGCGAGCTT from Capsulimonas corticalis harbors:
- a CDS encoding non-ribosomal peptide synthetase, producing the protein MLDQRVTGFELSLLQERLYTLSKGQSVFQCRTAVLIEGTLDVARLRSAIETAISSYEILRTNFRLLPGRRRLLQVVQANPAGALEIIDMRAWRSDNEAQRVHRYLEDLGAASMDLDGGALARVQLLTLGENRSLLVLAASSLCADSSTLTIVLNEILRRYEGDGAAPAESLQYADFASWQRDLMESDEDEAKQGREFWSRQEMSAQALRTLPYERLQPDAEFAPRAISAPLGDDLARELAARWEADAEPAKDFLLASWVALVFRLTHQEEGVVGRVVDGRAYEELRSSPGLFSKALPISWRIDGNTPFEAFVDQIAAATAEAEPWQDFAPLGDTPDASRFSDLSFTWEPRFSRRSVAGAEVSLVEQFAVTDHFGLNLVCGLADGKVTAEIRYDAGRFASADIVRLAEQFALLTRGAAASASAPIGDLPILSEQELHRVTKEWNATEAPYPQDAFIHTLFERQAERVPEAPALVSGGVALTFAQLNARANQIAHTLRAQGVAPNVPVALCVERSADMIVGLLAIMKSGGFYAPLAADLPPARLHDLLGQTRAALVLTQSPLKDRFQGWDGPILSLDTDAGQWASAPEGNLAPVNTADDLAYVIFTSGSTGAPKGVGNRHRALVNYTAFIAGKLGLTDTGDYVQQHFGVVSTLNADLGNTSVLTSLAYGGCLHVIDYETTVDGERFAQYVQEHPIDVLKITPSHLRALLASSESAILPRNTLFLGGEALTWDLLDQVRRRGSCKVFNHYGPTETTIGSLTYDASGSHGPDDSATAPIGRPIANTRIYILDERRNPVPVGAPGELFIGGAGLAQGYLHQPEQTAERFVLDPFVGDGETRMYRTGDRARYLSDGNVEFLGRIDDQVKIRGFRVEPGEVESVLRRHPQVRSAAVVVTEDQQGASRLVGYYVSDSSIAAEQVREHLTDYLPDYMIPASLIPIAELPLTPNGKLDRKALLDQETVAQAAAFVGPRNATEEKLTEIWVQILKHEPIGVHDDFFELGGHSLLMTQILARIRSAFQVQLALHMLFDKPTIAGLAGVIDGAQSAESEDDEMQRLLAELEGLTDDEVNRLLSEESK
- a CDS encoding condensation domain-containing protein produces the protein MSSLGDQISRLSPERRALLEQKLGRQSAPQPIRRRRPDDPRVVSCAQQQLWFLDQLAPGSPAYTVPYALPVRGILDPTVLQKALDAIVGRHEILRTMYLSYQGRVLPAVAKNWSVELREVDLRSSPIADDERKIQELLEEDGARPFDLARDLKLRAAIYRLTDDQSIFLHVSHHIAWDLHSRTIFYRELEQLYDGFRSGREVTLPEMTAQYADYALWQRQQLQGETLERLETYWREQLAGAPAALDLPTDFPRPAFQHLRGTRLPLQLGADILEAARALARDSKVTLYMTFLASFYVFLYCYSGQDDFSVGSPFDERKLAQMEPMIGMFINTLVLRVRLDRGMTFRDLLGRVRDVVLGAIAHQDLPFDKIVDAVQPARDLSRMALFQSNFRLQGAAAPPLRLSGVEIGPSSVVDNATAKFDIALELPSTPNGWGYLEYSTTLFQPSTAQRMADGFQLLIRGLLEQPELSIDRLDSVRMIVSGAGSC
- a CDS encoding SDR family oxidoreductase, with protein sequence MLDRFGSSSVALRSHCERLQSILLTHASVEECAVLPRRTPAGDLEAAAYVVMAGPFLPDRLEAHLRAGDAPDPPPAVYVPLAAIPRTPMGTVDEEALCAIPVFDAALIDACEAALRAAPGVQQAAAVIGEHAPRRPALHLGDLVPEPPAKKATAPPAAPASDRTPEASIVAARPSFSEGPAILLAEDQPVTLPDALRRASEKFGDCGIVYVQSGGAEIEQTYAELRGEAERILGGLRALGLSPGDKVLFQLERNQDFIPVFWGCVLGGFVPVPISIAPTYDEPNANVAKLHNAWLMLDKPVIVAGDELAPRVRSLTDLLGIDAEEFRVVPIGELRAGPWDTQWRVSHPDDVAIMLLTSGSTGKPKGVIQRHSSLLMRSAASAQNNDFDSRDVSLNWFPMDHVGGIVMFHVHDLCLGCRQVHVPTNDIIRAPLQWLDLTQKHRATITWAPNFAYGLINARAEEVAKGDWDLTSLRFILNAGEAIVARTARRFLEILRPHGLPATAMRPAWGMSETSSAVTFSEIFRLETTSDDDSFVEVGAPIPGFAMQIVDSQNEVAPEGTIGRLLVRGPSVTTAYYQNDEANREAFTGDGWFNTGDLGVMRDGRLTITGRQKDVIIINGVNFYGHEIEAVVEDVDGVEVSFTAACAVRTMGKDTDEICVFFHAPLFARDREASAELNEERAHLLREIRGAVVRSVGVNPSFLVPVEKSAVPKTEIGKIQRAQMRKRFEDGEFDEIRKDVDVLMGGGDTIPDWFFRTAWRPKALGAETAGESVGLVPGVSVVFIGADPLGSQIAERLAGFGPVVTVRPGDAFVKEDARSYQLRPEAAFDYRELIAAAGALGMVRRVVHCWTYGNAGDGGGGLSAVETGLAIGAESILALTQALTQMQGADVNVRIEVVSSGSQDVLMDDPIAIDRISVLGLIKTIAQETPYLDISHLDLEISSHVGADRRRASQVLAELMSPVRSHLDREAAYRDDRRFVSYLERAPVAAESAGDPVFTPGGLVVLTGGLGGVGAEVAARLLSSFQSRLLLTGRRALPDAAQGDAAFEDESAGAERLRTYRRLESLARETGGEVRYAAVDIADAESLSGAVARFRAEWGQPLEAVLHLAGAYHDRLLGDETRASFHEVLRPKVQGTWALHHVVTANPGCAFVGFSSAAACFGGAMVGAYATANRFLESFSRYQRRGGVKSYSIAWSTWDEVGMSRGYGGKDPLRARGFMDMPASQGVDSLLAALYRQPSSMVIGLDGDNAFLRRHIAPEGIDDCRTVQATAYCTLREGASPSDLPAALDVADRYGLPVRCPVRRLLDAPLTETGEIDREALSDRMRRGAGGARRVAARTDTEQRMLPIWREALGASAIGVFDNFFELGGHSLLATQVISRLRDEFGVEVPLRLLFEAPTVAALSEWLDRSIAAPDPGAASIARVPRDRDLPLSFTQQRLWFIDQMDPGNPVYNVPIAFRLMGDLDVAALSRAVNEIVRRHEALRTVFPVAEGIPSQSILPELSVEIPIVDLSGLSLGARESEAMRRMTASARRPFDLANGPLLRAALFDLGGDERMLLVNTHHIVFDGWSIAVFNRELSALYNAYAGGLSEAGLPPLPIQYADYTVWLRRSLQGDALERQMDYWRTRLAGAAPTLDLPADRARPAAQSYRGAKLFFSLPPALADAARDLSQQQGATLFMTLFAAFQTVLLLLSGQEDLCVGSPIAGRTYTELEPLIGFLANTLVLRGDLSGNPTFVDLIGRARETALGAYANQETPLDKLVEIVRPPRDPSRNPLVQTNFRLQTIAPEPLDLQGLDIARIEIDPGVARFDVAMELWSYPGSFGGYLEYNTDLFEKERMERMVSLFERTLTTLIGSPGQPIETLFPDLVRGVVDRKVSPAKRLTQIRSAR